The genomic segment GTGATCCTGGGTATCGTCGTAGGTCACGTCATATTCCTTGATCTGATCCATCAGCGCAATGATATCGTCCATCTGGGCGATCACCGCATCCTGCTGTTCCTCTGTGAAATCGAGCTTGGAAAGCTCACACAGATGGGCAAGCGTTGTTTTATCCATAAAGCCGTTCCTTTCCCCGGCAGCATCCGGTCTGCCGTGCCTGTCAAAGGCATCATATTCTGTATTATTATACTACAAAACCCGGCGTATTGCAAGGGGTTTTGGGGCAGCG from the Ruminococcus champanellensis 18P13 = JCM 17042 genome contains:
- the gatC gene encoding Asp-tRNA(Asn)/Glu-tRNA(Gln) amidotransferase subunit GatC; this encodes MDKTTLAHLCELSKLDFTEEQQDAVIAQMDDIIALMDQIKEYDVTYDDTQDHNEIPYQALREDVAQPSYDTARLQQNTQPRDDCYVVPKMME